A single Gimesia sp. DNA region contains:
- a CDS encoding S41 family peptidase, which yields MFSTTKMRLLKRVYSSSLCIVLLGCQLAVTTTVSYADPGPLPIVIPVTQTQAVAKGEEFERTRQWIKAIEHYEEALKEWPDNDSIKYGLRRAKIHFGIDRRYHDDSFNKVLLVQSRRESFILYDEILAKIQSHFVDPLSTTSFVAHGTESLYLALANDEFVKVHLKSVPPEKIRNMRRILRERYWNKGVNGFHGAHQLINEVCDLSYQNLGLRDSAVIAEYTFGGCNALDDYSSFLTPERLGDLYDNIEGEFVGIGIEMKAEIGEGMLLINVLPESPAENAGVLAGDHIVSIDGTDCRHMTTDAAANLLRGTSGSQVVLELESPKTEQVRTARVTRKAVQVRSFPIVKIIDQENGIGYIKMTGFQKTSAAELDAALQKLHGEGMRALIWDVRGNPGGLLSAAVEVLDRFIDEGKLVSTKGRVSDQNWSYTAHRPGTWKIPLVLLVDENSASASEIVAGALTDHRRATVVGRKTYGKWSVQSIFPIRGSTGLRLTTAKFYSPHGNTYGKIGIKPGITVEKDELRTAMYGASQEQKLATDSDIKRGLQILQRQYAVTP from the coding sequence ATGTTTTCTACTACCAAGATGCGACTTCTTAAGAGAGTCTACTCGAGTTCGCTGTGTATCGTGTTACTGGGATGTCAGCTGGCGGTCACTACGACTGTCTCGTATGCGGATCCCGGTCCTCTGCCCATCGTCATTCCCGTTACTCAGACCCAGGCGGTTGCCAAAGGGGAAGAGTTTGAACGGACGCGACAATGGATTAAGGCTATTGAGCACTATGAAGAAGCGCTCAAAGAATGGCCGGACAATGACAGCATCAAGTACGGGCTGCGTCGTGCCAAGATTCATTTCGGCATTGATCGACGTTACCATGACGACAGCTTTAATAAAGTTCTGCTGGTCCAGTCCCGTCGCGAATCATTCATTCTGTATGACGAAATTTTAGCGAAGATTCAGTCGCACTTCGTCGACCCGTTGAGCACAACCTCGTTTGTCGCTCATGGAACAGAAAGCCTCTACCTCGCTCTGGCCAACGATGAATTTGTGAAGGTGCATCTGAAGAGCGTGCCACCGGAAAAGATTCGTAATATGCGTCGGATTCTTCGCGAGAGATACTGGAACAAAGGTGTCAACGGTTTTCACGGTGCCCATCAGCTGATCAACGAGGTCTGTGACCTGTCGTATCAGAACCTGGGACTGCGTGACTCAGCCGTAATTGCAGAATACACGTTCGGTGGCTGCAATGCCCTGGACGATTACAGTAGCTTCCTGACTCCCGAACGTTTGGGCGATCTGTACGACAACATCGAAGGCGAATTCGTCGGTATCGGCATCGAAATGAAAGCCGAGATTGGCGAAGGCATGCTGTTGATCAACGTACTGCCCGAGAGTCCTGCAGAAAACGCAGGCGTGCTGGCAGGCGATCATATTGTGAGCATCGATGGCACCGACTGTCGTCACATGACGACCGATGCGGCAGCCAATCTGCTGCGGGGCACCTCCGGCAGCCAGGTCGTTCTGGAACTGGAAAGTCCCAAAACGGAACAGGTCCGAACGGCCCGCGTGACTCGCAAGGCGGTTCAGGTTCGCAGTTTTCCGATCGTGAAGATAATCGATCAGGAGAACGGAATCGGCTACATTAAAATGACTGGTTTCCAGAAAACCTCAGCAGCAGAACTCGATGCTGCCCTGCAGAAGCTGCACGGCGAAGGCATGCGGGCTCTGATCTGGGACGTACGTGGAAACCCGGGTGGTCTGCTTTCTGCGGCTGTAGAAGTGCTGGATCGATTCATCGATGAAGGTAAACTGGTTTCCACCAAAGGTCGTGTTTCCGATCAGAACTGGAGCTACACTGCTCATCGTCCTGGTACCTGGAAGATTCCGCTGGTCTTGCTGGTGGATGAAAACAGTGCGAGTGCCAGTGAAATTGTGGCGGGAGCACTCACCGATCATCGTCGGGCGACCGTGGTGGGTCGCAAGACTTACGGTAAGTGGTCGGTCCAGAGTATCTTTCCGATCCGCGGATCTACGGGATTGCGTCTGACGACTGCCAAATTCTATTCGCCTCACGGAAACACATATGGTAAGATCGGGATCAAACCCGGAATCACGGTTGAGAAAGATGAACTGCGGACGGCCATGTATGGGGCGTCACAGGAACAGAAACTGGCGACAGATTCTGATATCAAACGTGGCTTACAAATTCTGCAAAGGCAATATGCTGTAACACCATGA
- a CDS encoding BlaI/MecI/CopY family transcriptional regulator: protein MAKNSRSGHSDSQDLPEAELEVLACLWNAGALTAGEIRNQLESYRPMAHGSVLTLLNRLSEKKFVKREKSGQGKSFTYRAARGPESTHRRILQKLRQRIFGGNSVAIVASLLESHPTSPEEIEELKALIERLEQNQKLEDK from the coding sequence ATGGCAAAGAATTCCAGGAGTGGTCACTCCGATTCCCAGGATTTACCTGAGGCAGAGCTTGAAGTTCTGGCTTGCCTTTGGAATGCAGGTGCTTTGACGGCTGGAGAAATCCGAAATCAATTAGAGTCATATCGACCGATGGCTCATGGTTCGGTGCTTACACTGCTCAATCGATTGTCTGAAAAGAAGTTCGTGAAGCGAGAGAAGTCAGGACAAGGCAAATCATTTACTTACCGCGCGGCACGAGGTCCAGAATCCACTCATCGTCGAATTCTGCAGAAGCTCAGACAACGAATATTTGGCGGAAACTCAGTCGCCATTGTGGCATCCCTGCTGGAAAGTCACCCCACCAGTCCGGAAGAAATTGAGGAACTCAAGGCTCTCATCGAACGTCTTGAACAGAATCAGAAATTGGAGGACAAATAA
- a CDS encoding sialidase family protein — protein sequence MMKSLAFGLVLSLPFLSTAPLPAAAPAETPQALETVIRTTVFEKGEAGYHGFRIPALLVTPKGTLLAFAEARKNNLGDSGDIDLVLKRSSDNGKTWSPLAVLWNDGENTCGNPCPVVDESTGRIWLPLTWNHGKDHEKQIKAQTGLDTRRVYMSYSDDDGQTWKPPYEVTETTKKPEWTWYATGPGNGIQLAQGPHKGRLVIPCDHNMTLDGKVVRRSHAIYSDDHGETWQLSEPIGEMTNECAVVELGDGRLQMNMRSYHGKNRRAIAYSDDGGATWSEVTLDPTLIEPVCQASLIRVSFPKYGTPGQILFSNPASKKREKMTVRLSKDDGQTWLASRLVTPGSAAYSSLALLKNGQAGLLYERDRYQKIEFVAFDLKQFTAGR from the coding sequence ATGATGAAATCGCTCGCGTTCGGTCTGGTTCTCTCGCTCCCGTTCCTCTCGACTGCCCCTCTCCCGGCAGCGGCACCTGCGGAAACACCCCAAGCCCTTGAGACAGTCATACGGACGACCGTGTTTGAGAAAGGGGAAGCCGGCTATCACGGGTTTCGGATCCCGGCGCTGCTGGTGACGCCGAAGGGAACGCTGCTCGCGTTTGCTGAGGCGCGGAAGAACAACCTGGGCGACAGCGGCGATATTGATCTGGTGCTCAAGCGGAGCAGCGACAACGGGAAGACCTGGTCTCCCCTGGCGGTGCTGTGGAATGACGGGGAGAACACCTGCGGGAATCCCTGTCCGGTGGTGGATGAGTCGACCGGGCGGATCTGGCTGCCGCTGACCTGGAATCATGGCAAGGACCATGAGAAGCAGATCAAGGCGCAGACCGGTCTGGATACGCGGCGGGTCTATATGAGTTATTCCGATGATGACGGTCAGACCTGGAAGCCGCCTTACGAAGTGACCGAGACGACCAAGAAGCCTGAGTGGACCTGGTATGCGACCGGGCCGGGCAACGGGATACAGCTGGCGCAGGGACCGCACAAAGGGCGGCTGGTGATTCCCTGCGATCATAATATGACGCTGGACGGTAAGGTGGTGCGGCGGTCGCATGCGATTTATTCGGACGATCATGGCGAGACGTGGCAGTTGAGTGAACCGATCGGCGAGATGACGAATGAATGTGCGGTCGTGGAACTGGGCGACGGTCGGCTGCAGATGAATATGCGGAGCTATCACGGCAAGAACCGGCGGGCGATTGCGTATTCCGACGATGGCGGGGCGACCTGGTCTGAGGTGACGCTCGATCCGACGCTGATTGAGCCGGTCTGCCAGGCGAGCCTGATTCGCGTCTCGTTTCCCAAATATGGAACGCCGGGGCAGATTCTGTTCAGCAACCCCGCCAGCAAAAAACGGGAGAAGATGACGGTCCGGTTGAGCAAAGACGACGGGCAGACATGGTTGGCGTCGCGACTGGTAACGCCGGGTTCGGCCGCGTATTCCTCTCTGGCTTTGTTGAAAAATGGTCAGGCGGGGCTGTTGTATGAGCGGGACCGTTATCAGAAAATCGAATTCGTGGCGTTTGATTTAAAACAGTTTACTGCCGGACGTTAG
- a CDS encoding SUKH-3 domain-containing protein, giving the protein MKFDLSVETILKANGWTENRSVDPTPWIQTLNENGFEVTPDVEAFLKCFGGLQFTPPVNPKGKYRPEELSFSPADPVCEFERVSYWAKKLNEVLCPVGAVFRRATLCIGESGAYYLISDVGVHLAGENLFDCMECLFAASTKPIEVLLAPERD; this is encoded by the coding sequence ATGAAATTTGATCTCTCTGTAGAAACGATACTTAAGGCAAATGGATGGACCGAAAATCGGTCTGTTGACCCAACACCCTGGATTCAAACACTTAATGAGAATGGATTTGAAGTAACGCCTGATGTTGAAGCGTTTTTAAAATGTTTTGGAGGACTCCAATTTACACCTCCTGTAAATCCTAAAGGGAAATATAGACCAGAAGAACTTTCTTTTTCTCCTGCCGATCCAGTGTGCGAATTTGAAAGGGTGTCTTATTGGGCAAAAAAGTTGAATGAAGTACTCTGTCCAGTGGGGGCTGTATTTCGGAGAGCAACTCTCTGCATCGGCGAGTCCGGGGCATATTACCTGATTTCTGATGTTGGAGTTCACCTCGCAGGAGAAAATCTTTTTGACTGTATGGAATGCCTCTTCGCTGCTTCGACTAAACCCATTGAAGTGCTTCTTGCTCCAGAAAGAGATTAG
- a CDS encoding WGR domain-containing protein, protein MYSILASYQNKAVQVNNKLYSKAMVARNWYEFHDGSSAKFWSISIDESSYTVRYGKVGSKGQTKTKSFKSPTEASAAADKVTAQKLKKGYKPSLVVDIPILGCDIPVELTDDNAPIDYSHPMFKKMPKWTPPLKAKIEKACFRHYRDMVEMIGDESLPKIAKPGEIWPHIKINSIRLDPEVPNVAVAYVVPAWDLSEHMEWAIKGTATLQYAGTFLCYPVDSYADQKGFE, encoded by the coding sequence ATGTACAGCATACTGGCATCATATCAGAACAAGGCCGTGCAGGTTAATAACAAGTTATACAGCAAAGCGATGGTCGCACGTAATTGGTACGAGTTCCACGACGGTTCGTCAGCTAAGTTCTGGTCGATCTCTATCGACGAGAGTTCTTACACCGTCCGTTACGGGAAAGTCGGCTCAAAGGGACAGACAAAAACCAAGTCGTTTAAGAGCCCCACCGAGGCATCGGCAGCAGCTGATAAGGTCACCGCCCAAAAACTGAAGAAGGGATACAAACCGTCGCTGGTGGTTGACATTCCAATTCTCGGTTGCGACATCCCCGTCGAGCTAACTGACGACAACGCCCCAATTGACTACTCACACCCGATGTTCAAGAAGATGCCCAAGTGGACACCGCCCCTGAAAGCAAAGATCGAGAAGGCGTGCTTTCGCCACTATCGCGACATGGTCGAGATGATTGGCGACGAGTCTCTCCCCAAAATTGCCAAGCCCGGCGAAATCTGGCCGCACATCAAGATCAACAGCATCCGACTGGATCCTGAGGTTCCCAATGTTGCCGTCGCATACGTGGTTCCGGCATGGGACTTGAGCGAGCACATGGAATGGGCAATCAAAGGAACTGCAACGCTCCAATACGCCGGTACGTTTCTGTGCTATCCTGTCGACAGCTATGCAGATCAAAAAGGGTTCGAGTAG
- a CDS encoding NPCBM/NEW2 domain-containing protein, with product MRVCRLVAGLMILAVCLSASGSLWAWGKGHRLIRLWAVARLPEWQTELLGQENLTRLCRDYTSLQDKHAGGKMPQLDAYCLVPGVRLSLHDVNPPTQSATAIQWYLEQIAANLQAGKTDEAMKYLGVLCHWNEDPGCPSAHSSPVSELQLKTLLPPPKDKARYNYLFGAGGFMDSGNYQLAEEAYTPRLLGRTRAEAALRIYEHQKLLRNNAAAHIIPIVQDTMQGDGTKADEHRGAAALVNGRHTADVIFTAICLATDHVDDQEFLFADQSLTEWLPDFRGRMIPHPYYVKPFLVNQAMDARRQLHPLKINETKYETGYGMGTPFELDFVLAPGNVFKRFTCDVGLHPTAGKKGAVMFAVEANGKELVRTRPLRVGDEPIQLDVPLPSAEVLKLSLKTIAGEGSEPSHNLAVWGQPVLKTE from the coding sequence ATGCGCGTGTGTCGTCTTGTTGCTGGATTGATGATTCTGGCCGTGTGCCTGTCTGCTTCGGGATCGCTCTGGGCCTGGGGGAAAGGGCATCGGCTGATTCGGCTCTGGGCGGTGGCCCGGCTGCCGGAATGGCAAACAGAATTACTTGGCCAGGAAAATCTCACCCGTCTCTGTCGGGATTACACGTCGCTGCAGGACAAGCACGCCGGTGGAAAGATGCCGCAGTTGGATGCTTACTGCCTGGTGCCGGGCGTGCGGCTCTCGCTGCATGATGTCAACCCGCCGACACAGAGTGCGACCGCCATCCAGTGGTACCTGGAGCAGATCGCCGCTAACCTGCAGGCAGGCAAAACAGATGAGGCGATGAAATACCTGGGCGTGCTCTGTCACTGGAACGAAGATCCGGGCTGTCCCTCGGCACACAGCAGTCCCGTTTCCGAACTGCAACTCAAAACACTGCTGCCTCCCCCCAAGGACAAGGCACGCTATAACTATCTGTTTGGCGCGGGCGGCTTCATGGATTCCGGCAACTATCAGCTGGCGGAAGAAGCGTATACGCCTCGACTTTTGGGGCGGACGCGTGCTGAGGCGGCGCTGCGGATCTATGAGCATCAGAAGCTGCTGCGGAACAATGCCGCGGCGCACATCATTCCCATCGTACAGGACACGATGCAGGGAGACGGAACCAAAGCGGACGAACATCGGGGGGCAGCGGCCTTGGTCAACGGACGGCATACGGCGGATGTGATCTTCACCGCGATCTGCCTGGCGACGGACCATGTGGACGATCAGGAGTTTCTGTTCGCTGATCAATCATTGACAGAATGGTTGCCCGATTTCCGGGGGCGGATGATTCCTCACCCGTATTACGTGAAGCCGTTCCTGGTGAACCAGGCAATGGACGCCCGGCGGCAACTGCATCCCCTCAAGATTAATGAGACCAAATACGAAACCGGTTATGGCATGGGGACGCCGTTCGAGCTGGACTTCGTGCTGGCCCCGGGGAATGTCTTCAAGCGGTTTACGTGCGATGTCGGACTGCATCCCACCGCGGGCAAGAAGGGAGCAGTCATGTTCGCGGTCGAGGCGAACGGTAAGGAACTGGTCCGCACCAGACCGCTGCGTGTGGGGGATGAACCCATCCAACTGGACGTCCCCCTGCCCTCGGCTGAGGTCTTGAAGCTGTCGCTGAAGACAATCGCCGGCGAAGGATCGGAACCGAGTCATAACCTGGCGGTGTGGGGACAGCCGGTGTTGAAGACTGAGTGA
- the pepT gene encoding peptidase T — MDTLLDRFLRYVKVDTQSDETSPSFPSTKKQLDLSRMLCEECEQLGLEDVTISEYGIVMATIPGTVEGEVPAIGWVAHVDTSPEFSGTNVKPVVHENYDGSDLVLPGDTSRVLRVSEEPRLKEMVGKTVITTDGTTLLGADDKSGVAVMMSAAAHLMSDRSIAHGPIRLCFTCDEEIGRGIEKLDLDVFGVCCAYTLDSDGSGRIDSETFSADQAVITVRGVNTHPSVGKGVMVNAIRILSDLISSLPTETLSPETTDGRDGFIHPYHIEGGVAEASARLILRDFETEKLAEYAGLLDSLAQPLREKYPRSEIKVDVHKQYRNMRDGLGKEARALEKAIEATRAAGLEPNLNIIRGGTDGSLLTEKGLPTPNLSSGQHNPHSPLEWTTVEEMEKAVDVLVQLAILWGQER, encoded by the coding sequence ATGGATACATTACTTGATCGTTTTCTGCGTTATGTCAAAGTGGATACCCAGTCGGACGAAACCAGTCCCTCGTTTCCGAGTACGAAGAAGCAGCTGGATCTGAGCCGGATGCTGTGTGAAGAGTGTGAGCAACTCGGGCTGGAAGATGTGACGATCAGTGAGTACGGCATCGTGATGGCGACGATTCCTGGTACGGTTGAAGGAGAAGTGCCGGCGATTGGCTGGGTGGCTCACGTGGATACGTCGCCTGAATTTTCCGGGACGAATGTGAAACCGGTCGTGCATGAGAACTATGACGGGAGCGACCTGGTACTCCCCGGCGATACCTCACGCGTGCTGCGGGTCAGCGAGGAGCCCCGACTGAAAGAGATGGTGGGTAAAACCGTGATCACCACGGACGGAACCACGCTGCTGGGAGCCGATGATAAATCGGGCGTGGCGGTGATGATGTCTGCGGCAGCGCACCTGATGAGCGATCGCTCGATTGCCCATGGTCCGATCCGGCTCTGCTTTACCTGTGACGAAGAGATCGGCCGCGGGATTGAGAAGCTGGACCTGGATGTGTTCGGCGTTTGTTGCGCTTACACGCTCGACAGTGACGGCAGTGGTCGCATCGATTCCGAGACCTTCTCGGCCGATCAGGCGGTGATTACCGTGCGGGGCGTGAATACGCATCCTTCAGTTGGTAAAGGCGTGATGGTGAATGCGATTCGGATTCTGAGTGATCTGATCTCATCCTTGCCGACAGAAACACTGAGCCCGGAAACGACGGACGGCCGCGACGGTTTCATTCACCCCTATCATATCGAAGGGGGCGTGGCGGAAGCGTCAGCCCGGCTGATCCTGCGTGATTTTGAAACCGAGAAACTGGCCGAGTATGCCGGCCTGCTGGATTCCCTGGCGCAGCCGCTGCGCGAGAAATATCCGCGGTCGGAAATCAAGGTCGACGTGCATAAGCAGTACCGCAACATGCGGGACGGTCTGGGTAAGGAAGCGCGGGCGCTGGAGAAAGCGATTGAAGCGACACGTGCTGCGGGGCTGGAACCGAACCTGAATATCATCCGCGGTGGAACCGATGGCAGTCTGCTGACCGAAAAGGGGCTGCCGACGCCGAATCTTTCCAGCGGTCAACACAATCCGCATTCCCCCCTGGAATGGACGACCGTGGAAGAGATGGAAAAGGCCGTTGATGTTTTAGTGCAACTCGCGATTCTCTGGGGCCAGGAACGTTGA
- a CDS encoding phage holin family protein: MLRLLASTVLYVLGNAIGIVVAAQLLPGFSIDFWSIVIVAAIFTLIVVVITPLLIKISIKNVPQMSGGVALVAILVGLIGTSMFSDGLKISGLTTWILAPLIIWVVALIAGLVLPLFLFKKTLEKVKES; encoded by the coding sequence ATGCTTCGTCTTCTCGCCTCCACTGTCTTGTATGTACTCGGGAATGCGATTGGAATCGTTGTGGCTGCCCAGTTGTTGCCCGGCTTCTCCATCGACTTCTGGTCGATCGTCATCGTCGCGGCGATCTTCACGCTGATCGTGGTTGTGATCACTCCCCTGCTGATTAAGATCTCGATCAAGAACGTGCCCCAGATGAGTGGCGGCGTCGCCCTGGTCGCAATCCTGGTCGGTCTGATCGGAACCAGCATGTTTTCCGATGGACTGAAAATCTCCGGCCTCACCACCTGGATTCTCGCGCCGTTGATCATCTGGGTCGTCGCGCTGATCGCGGGACTGGTGCTGCCGTTGTTCCTTTTCAAGAAGACACTGGAAAAGGTGAAGGAGTCCTGA
- a CDS encoding M56 family metallopeptidase yields the protein MSVDTINSVAEAWLFIVMHMFWQSTVVALLVLVVVCWKDRISANIRYALLMLALIKFVVPPFFAMPGGIFSQWEISNGSSVEKTSSMVSVLPPERENLVVPSFESVTPGRNDLPVPVQNNPKKEVRSTTEIAESPVSIIPSSSVIQQEPTVSISPIAWLMIGSLIVTLAFLLWMAKSSFHLMRIMARCKDADGLMLEEFRELTRSMGLRRRIRLLLSPAPVTPMACGLIRPTVIVPAAMLAQLSATEQRAVFAHELAHHRRFDPAALWIQGFIRALWWFHPLVWMLHRNMQRVREQCCDDLIVVENLVTKDEYCAALVRALEWCSVRTQILQLSALQMRPLQSRITRVLNPRVRRSARLSKLAWGIAILLSAAILPGLALRSGDAVADVLATNKSEQQENDQAVIESNPDHAEIGGLILDEKGNPVEAIVYCSQVINKVVDFQSTTTDADGRFHFDDISADRCALTVVAAGKSYTGTYVTVQAGQNQRNLKLIVSRPESLVLNIQDKQGKPVAGVEFSYVNWNVKGGSRWWLQREWLDRMKIACPTSDAEGRLVIEGIPADVDCNVLVKHKDYVNGLIENVRTSKENTITLDKGVPVEIQAIEAETGEPATEATIRITGYPKSINVSNVPVDSEGKYRTRFPIMSHRVYINVRHPSLATTESARILSGTAHSKYEFKLYRRGAVRGRVLSPDNQMPCSGVQVQLISKRAIILSSYTDSEGRFEMNPPSGRFGIVVGSGNGFYGEDKNWKDVHIKPGETTELGDLKAKRLPLIRGIVLLPNGQPAVNALVMQGDQQTQSVLTDENGRFELQMEHKPWVAHIMACHLTEKLSSGVSLSVSSLEEGTEARIQLEPETMLSGSVVDTAGTPLEDVDVTLWSVYGDKKRSESRRLSTHKTDASGEFRSWGLSRHQKYQALVSVTRNTNLPGFASVKSDMTQLTKPVQRLAPIKVDSQIYQDPSQPPSSAAEIVCRDWINSDELNLDTLRGKVVLLDFWATWCGPCMADLPRLQLAHELYGEKGLVIIGLHNNSVPTDEVKAFAKKRGLTFPIGLDTLSGETCGNYNVNSYPTKILIGRDGRIIATQISTAELLPILRSNVLYHNDQK from the coding sequence ATGTCCGTTGATACCATTAATTCCGTGGCCGAGGCGTGGCTCTTTATTGTGATGCACATGTTTTGGCAGTCAACTGTCGTCGCATTGCTTGTCCTGGTAGTTGTTTGCTGGAAGGATCGTATTTCAGCAAATATTCGGTATGCTTTGCTGATGCTGGCTCTGATCAAGTTTGTTGTGCCACCGTTTTTTGCGATGCCGGGTGGGATTTTCAGTCAGTGGGAAATATCAAACGGTTCTTCGGTGGAAAAGACCTCGAGTATGGTTTCCGTACTCCCGCCAGAACGTGAGAACCTGGTAGTGCCGTCTTTTGAATCAGTAACACCTGGCAGAAATGATCTGCCTGTTCCTGTCCAGAATAACCCGAAGAAAGAAGTGAGATCGACTACTGAAATAGCTGAATCCCCGGTTTCGATAATACCCTCATCATCAGTAATCCAGCAGGAACCGACGGTCAGTATTAGTCCCATTGCCTGGTTAATGATCGGCTCCCTTATCGTAACCCTGGCGTTTCTGCTGTGGATGGCGAAAAGCAGTTTTCACCTGATGCGAATCATGGCCCGTTGTAAGGATGCAGATGGTTTAATGCTGGAAGAATTCAGAGAACTGACTCGATCAATGGGATTGCGCCGCCGCATACGTTTGCTTTTAAGTCCGGCCCCCGTGACTCCGATGGCATGTGGCCTGATTCGACCGACAGTCATTGTTCCCGCAGCAATGCTGGCTCAACTGTCGGCGACTGAGCAGCGTGCTGTTTTTGCGCACGAACTGGCGCATCACCGTCGTTTTGATCCTGCTGCACTTTGGATTCAGGGTTTTATTCGCGCTCTCTGGTGGTTTCATCCATTGGTATGGATGTTGCATCGCAACATGCAACGCGTCCGAGAACAATGTTGCGATGATCTTATTGTGGTTGAGAATCTGGTTACGAAAGACGAATATTGTGCAGCATTAGTCCGTGCACTGGAGTGGTGCTCTGTGCGAACACAGATTTTGCAATTATCTGCTTTGCAGATGCGACCGCTTCAGTCTCGCATCACACGCGTCCTGAATCCACGGGTCCGTCGATCGGCCAGGTTATCAAAACTCGCCTGGGGAATCGCGATACTCTTGAGTGCAGCCATACTTCCAGGTCTTGCTTTACGGTCTGGAGACGCTGTAGCCGATGTTCTCGCAACGAACAAAAGTGAGCAGCAAGAGAATGACCAGGCAGTGATAGAATCGAATCCTGACCACGCCGAAATTGGTGGTTTGATTCTCGATGAGAAAGGTAATCCCGTAGAGGCAATCGTTTATTGCAGTCAGGTGATAAATAAAGTTGTTGACTTCCAGTCAACGACGACAGATGCAGATGGCCGTTTCCATTTTGATGATATTTCAGCAGATAGATGCGCATTAACAGTCGTTGCCGCAGGGAAAAGTTACACCGGCACGTACGTAACTGTTCAAGCAGGGCAGAACCAACGGAATCTGAAGCTCATTGTTTCTCGTCCCGAATCTCTGGTTCTTAATATCCAAGACAAGCAGGGAAAACCTGTTGCCGGAGTCGAGTTTTCCTACGTCAACTGGAATGTGAAGGGCGGAAGTCGATGGTGGCTTCAGCGGGAGTGGCTTGACCGAATGAAAATTGCCTGTCCCACATCAGATGCGGAGGGCAGACTTGTGATCGAAGGAATTCCAGCAGATGTCGATTGTAATGTGCTCGTCAAACACAAGGACTATGTCAACGGTTTAATCGAAAATGTCAGAACATCAAAAGAGAACACAATCACTCTGGATAAAGGAGTGCCTGTAGAAATTCAAGCAATCGAGGCAGAAACGGGGGAACCTGCGACAGAAGCCACCATCAGAATCACAGGTTATCCGAAAAGTATTAACGTAAGTAACGTTCCCGTAGATTCGGAAGGCAAGTATCGCACTCGATTCCCGATCATGTCTCATCGCGTATATATCAATGTGCGACATCCATCGCTGGCGACAACTGAATCAGCTCGAATACTTAGTGGAACGGCTCACAGTAAGTATGAATTCAAGCTATACCGCCGAGGAGCAGTGCGCGGACGTGTATTGAGCCCAGATAACCAGATGCCGTGTTCCGGAGTGCAGGTGCAACTCATCAGCAAGCGGGCAATTATTCTAAGTAGTTACACCGACAGTGAGGGACGCTTCGAAATGAACCCGCCATCCGGCAGGTTTGGAATTGTTGTTGGTTCAGGAAATGGTTTCTATGGGGAAGACAAGAATTGGAAAGACGTCCACATTAAACCTGGCGAAACGACGGAACTGGGAGATCTAAAAGCCAAACGGCTTCCGCTGATTCGTGGGATCGTGCTATTACCGAATGGCCAACCTGCCGTCAATGCATTGGTGATGCAGGGCGATCAGCAAACTCAGTCCGTCTTAACCGATGAGAATGGACGGTTCGAATTACAAATGGAGCATAAGCCATGGGTCGCACATATCATGGCGTGCCATTTGACTGAAAAGTTAAGCTCGGGAGTGAGCCTCTCGGTTTCCAGCCTGGAAGAGGGGACTGAAGCACGCATTCAACTTGAGCCGGAAACGATGTTGAGCGGCTCAGTCGTCGACACAGCAGGAACTCCGCTGGAAGATGTAGATGTGACACTTTGGTCAGTATATGGTGATAAAAAAAGAAGTGAATCCAGAAGACTCTCGACCCATAAAACTGATGCTTCAGGTGAATTTCGCAGTTGGGGACTAAGCAGACATCAAAAGTATCAGGCATTGGTCAGCGTAACGCGCAATACCAATTTACCTGGATTCGCCAGCGTCAAATCTGATATGACTCAACTTACAAAACCAGTACAACGCCTGGCACCAATCAAAGTTGATTCCCAGATCTATCAAGATCCTAGTCAACCCCCGTCTTCGGCTGCGGAGATCGTGTGCCGTGACTGGATCAATTCGGACGAACTGAATCTGGATACACTCCGCGGCAAAGTCGTCTTACTGGACTTCTGGGCCACATGGTGTGGACCTTGTATGGCAGATTTGCCCAGGCTTCAATTGGCGCATGAGCTTTACGGGGAAAAAGGATTGGTGATTATTGGCCTTCACAATAATTCAGTTCCAACAGACGAAGTAAAAGCGTTCGCAAAAAAACGTGGACTGACCTTTCCGATAGGACTCGATACGTTGTCTGGTGAAACTTGCGGGAATTATAATGTGAACAGCTATCCGACAAAGATTTTGATTGGCCGTGACGGAAGAATCATTGCCACGCAAATCAGCACTGCAGAGTTACTCCCGATTCTTCGAAGCAATGTCCTCTACCACAACGATCAGAAATAG